A DNA window from Eikenella exigua contains the following coding sequences:
- a CDS encoding anhydro-N-acetylmuramic acid kinase yields the protein MTQYYIGLMSGTSMDGVDAVLAAFDGTQWQGALGHFAVPYSDDLRRRLLDLQNPCGNEIHRSEVLAQELAELNAQAVNGLLAQQKLAPRNIAAIGAHGQTVRHAPEHGYTVQLINLPLLAELTGIDTVGDFRRRDMAGGGQGAPLVPAFHQAVFGSPEYGRVVLNIGGIANISVLQPHADASGFDTGPGNMLADAYMQHHFGQACDRDGALARSGRVIPKLLQTLLAHPYFHCTPPKSTGRDLFSLDWLQGYLKNSEISIQPPESSYAPADIVRTLNALTAQSIADAIAAHAPGVREVFACGGGVFNPVLMAELSGRLAPLGICTATTDELNLPPQWVEAAAFAWLAACRVCREPGNPHAATGAKQPYILGAWHCA from the coding sequence ATGACCCAATACTATATCGGCCTGATGTCCGGCACCAGCATGGACGGCGTAGATGCCGTGCTGGCGGCTTTTGACGGCACCCAATGGCAGGGCGCGCTCGGCCATTTTGCCGTGCCCTACAGCGATGATTTGCGCCGCCGCCTGCTGGATTTGCAAAACCCCTGCGGCAACGAAATCCACCGCAGCGAAGTGCTCGCGCAAGAGTTGGCCGAGCTTAATGCCCAAGCCGTGAACGGCCTGCTGGCACAGCAAAAGCTTGCCCCGCGCAATATTGCCGCCATCGGCGCGCATGGCCAAACCGTGCGCCATGCCCCCGAACACGGCTACACCGTGCAGCTCATCAATCTGCCACTCTTGGCCGAGCTCACCGGCATCGACACCGTGGGCGACTTCCGCCGCCGCGATATGGCCGGCGGCGGCCAAGGCGCGCCGCTCGTGCCCGCCTTCCATCAGGCCGTGTTCGGCAGCCCGGAGTATGGCCGCGTGGTGCTCAATATCGGCGGCATTGCCAACATCAGCGTGTTGCAACCGCATGCCGATGCCAGCGGCTTCGACACCGGCCCCGGCAATATGTTGGCCGATGCCTATATGCAGCACCATTTCGGCCAAGCCTGCGACCGAGACGGTGCCCTTGCCCGCAGCGGCCGCGTTATCCCCAAACTGCTGCAAACCCTGCTGGCACACCCTTATTTCCACTGCACCCCGCCGAAAAGCACCGGCCGCGATTTGTTTTCCCTCGATTGGCTGCAAGGCTACCTGAAAAACAGCGAAATCAGCATACAGCCGCCGGAAAGCAGCTACGCCCCCGCTGATATCGTGCGCACCCTCAACGCCCTCACCGCACAAAGCATCGCCGACGCCATTGCCGCCCATGCCCCAGGCGTGCGCGAAGTGTTTGCCTGCGGCGGCGGCGTGTTCAACCCCGTGCTGATGGCCGAGCTCTCCGGCAGGCTCGCCCCGCTCGGCATCTGTACCGCCACCACCGACGAGCTGAACCTGCCGCCGCAATGGGTGGAAGCCGCCGCCTTCGCCTGGCTCGCCGCCTGCCGCGTGTGCCGCGAGCCGGGCAACCCCCACGCCGCCACCGGCGCGAAACAGCCCTATATCCTCGGCGCTTGGCATTGCGCGTGA
- the pepN gene encoding aminopeptidase N has product MPQQTAHYLKDYRAPEYLVPHIRLNFDVYDDHTAVTAELSIQPQPDAGGTLVLQGSAELVSLELNGQRLPETAYTLENNTLSIPNVPAQPFKLSVATRLYPHQNKSLMGLYASGGNLYTQCEPEGFRKITYHPDRPDVMGIYTTRISADHARFPVLLSNGNRTGHGTLPDNRHWVEWHDPFAKPSYLFALVAGDLVCTRDSFTTRSGRQVALEFFTRAEDAGKVRFGIESLKHAMRWDETRFGLEYDLDIFMVVAVGDFNMGAMENKGLNIFNTACVLADSRTATDADFERVEGVIAHEYFHNWTGNRVTCRDWFQLSLKEGLTVFRDQEFSADRASREVRRIENVSFLRAHQFPEDAGPTAHPVRPASYVEMNNFYTLTVYEKGAEVVRMYHTFLGEEGFQKGMKLYFQRHDGQAVTCDDFRAAMADANSFDFEQFALWYSQAGTPVLEVSGSLQADNRFVLNIRQSISPTPDMAAKQPMMIPLKIALFSADEDTFGQPIPFRLPESVQEQTEAVLTLRQAEETVALQFEGNHQQVVPSLLRGFSAPVNLYYAYSEHELSVLLACDSDPFARWEAAQTLYRRAIAANEAALLSGSPLPEHRALLQAIDYVLRADISAAFQSALLAIPNEAELWAGRQNVNPLIVHRAREALLDLIAAHFADQFAALNAEARRMEEEQSGLAEPYEYHPQQAGWRALRNACRAFILRARPGHIEQVAANYNQMARNMTHEWGILSAINHNERPERNRLLEQFAAKFHSDDLVMCKYFSLIAASHRADTPAQVAAALEHPAFSLENPNKTRSLLGSFSRNVPHFHTADGSGYAFLADQIGRIDRFNPQIAARLAQAFNICAQLEPQRRSLMRAELQKLAVNPALSKDSGEIIGKILQASA; this is encoded by the coding sequence ATGCCCCAGCAAACCGCACACTACCTCAAAGACTACCGCGCCCCCGAATATCTGGTGCCGCACATCCGCCTGAATTTCGACGTGTATGACGACCATACCGCCGTTACCGCCGAACTTTCCATCCAGCCCCAGCCCGATGCCGGCGGCACATTGGTGCTGCAAGGCTCGGCCGAGCTGGTTTCCCTCGAGCTCAACGGCCAAAGGCTACCTGAAACCGCCTACACTTTAGAAAACAACACCCTATCCATCCCGAACGTCCCCGCCCAACCCTTCAAGCTGAGCGTAGCCACCCGCCTTTATCCGCACCAAAACAAATCCCTGATGGGGCTTTACGCGAGCGGCGGCAACCTCTACACCCAATGCGAACCGGAAGGCTTCCGCAAAATCACCTACCACCCCGACCGCCCTGACGTGATGGGCATCTACACCACCCGCATCAGCGCCGACCACGCCCGCTTCCCCGTGCTGCTTTCCAACGGCAACCGCACCGGCCACGGCACGCTGCCTGACAACCGCCACTGGGTCGAATGGCACGACCCCTTCGCCAAACCCAGCTACCTGTTCGCCCTCGTGGCCGGCGACTTGGTGTGCACCCGTGACAGCTTCACCACCCGAAGCGGCCGCCAAGTGGCGCTCGAATTCTTCACCCGTGCCGAAGATGCCGGCAAAGTGCGCTTCGGCATCGAATCGCTCAAACACGCCATGCGTTGGGACGAAACCCGTTTCGGCCTCGAATACGATTTGGATATTTTCATGGTGGTGGCCGTGGGCGACTTCAACATGGGCGCGATGGAAAACAAAGGCTTGAACATTTTCAACACCGCCTGCGTACTAGCCGACAGCCGCACCGCCACCGATGCCGATTTCGAGCGCGTGGAAGGCGTAATCGCCCACGAATACTTCCACAACTGGACCGGTAACCGCGTTACCTGCCGCGACTGGTTCCAGCTCTCGCTCAAAGAAGGCCTCACCGTATTCCGCGACCAAGAATTCTCCGCCGACCGCGCCAGCCGCGAAGTCCGCCGGATTGAAAACGTATCCTTCCTGCGCGCCCACCAATTCCCCGAAGACGCCGGCCCCACCGCCCATCCCGTGCGCCCCGCCAGCTATGTGGAAATGAACAATTTCTACACCCTCACCGTGTATGAAAAAGGCGCCGAAGTGGTGCGCATGTATCACACCTTCCTCGGCGAAGAGGGCTTCCAAAAAGGCATGAAGCTTTATTTCCAGCGCCACGACGGCCAAGCCGTTACCTGCGACGACTTCCGCGCCGCCATGGCCGATGCCAACAGCTTCGATTTCGAGCAATTCGCCCTGTGGTACAGCCAGGCCGGCACGCCGGTGCTGGAGGTTTCAGGTAGCCTGCAAGCCGACAACCGCTTTGTGCTGAACATCCGCCAAAGCATATCGCCCACTCCCGATATGGCCGCCAAACAGCCGATGATGATTCCGCTCAAAATCGCCCTGTTCAGCGCCGACGAAGACACCTTCGGCCAGCCCATCCCCTTCAGGCTACCTGAAAGCGTACAGGAGCAAACCGAAGCCGTGCTCACCCTGCGCCAAGCCGAAGAAACCGTTGCCCTGCAATTTGAAGGCAACCATCAACAAGTCGTTCCCTCGCTGCTGCGCGGCTTCTCCGCCCCAGTAAACCTGTACTACGCCTATAGCGAACACGAACTCTCCGTGCTGCTCGCCTGCGACAGCGACCCCTTCGCCCGCTGGGAAGCCGCGCAAACCCTCTACCGCCGCGCCATCGCTGCCAACGAAGCCGCCCTGCTTTCAGGTAGCCCCCTGCCTGAGCACCGCGCCCTGCTGCAAGCCATCGACTACGTTTTGCGTGCCGACATCAGCGCCGCCTTCCAATCCGCCCTGCTCGCCATTCCCAACGAAGCCGAACTCTGGGCCGGCCGCCAAAACGTCAATCCGCTCATCGTCCACCGCGCCCGAGAAGCCCTGCTCGATTTGATTGCCGCACACTTCGCCGACCAATTTGCTGCACTCAACGCTGAGGCCCGCCGCATGGAAGAAGAGCAATCCGGCCTGGCCGAGCCCTACGAATACCATCCGCAACAAGCAGGCTGGCGCGCCCTGCGCAACGCCTGCCGCGCCTTCATCCTGCGCGCCCGCCCCGGACACATCGAACAAGTGGCCGCCAACTACAATCAAATGGCACGCAACATGACCCACGAATGGGGCATCCTCAGCGCCATCAACCACAACGAGCGCCCCGAGCGCAACCGCCTTCTCGAACAATTCGCCGCCAAATTCCACAGCGACGACCTTGTGATGTGCAAATACTTCAGCTTGATTGCTGCCAGCCACCGCGCCGACACACCCGCGCAAGTGGCCGCCGCGCTCGAACACCCCGCCTTCAGCCTAGAAAACCCCAACAAAACTCGCTCCCTGCTCGGCAGCTTCAGCCGCAACGTGCCGCACTTCCACACAGCAGACGGCAGCGGCTACGCCTTCCTCGCCGACCAAATCGGGCGCATCGATCGCTTCAACCCCCAAATCGCCGCCCGCCTCGCCCAAGCCTTCAACATCTGCGCCCAGCTCGAACCGCAGCGCCGCAGCCTGATGCGCGCCGAGCTGCAAAAACTCGCCGTAAACCCCGCCCTCTCCAAAGACAGCGGTGAAATCATCGGCAAGATTTTGCAGGCTTCTGCATAG
- a CDS encoding heme biosynthesis HemY N-terminal domain-containing protein has product MKGLIWIIVLFAAAVGLTIAAQHYSGNVYIVIDQTQTQIAVNLHLFVGAMLVFVVLLYLLLRLINGIINIPGRVRRFGRSRQAHHAETALNKAGLAYFEGKFQHAEQEAAKVLENKEAGHNRTLALMLAVHSADQMGDDAKREGYLKEIAQLPHKAQLSRHLLEAESALNRQDYPAAEAALAAAAAINPKLTRLVRLQLRYMFEQNNPLEVLDRVAKLEKASALNAAEAAQYREWAWRELLALAADYPALKACLGRIPKEIQEGELCAPIAEKMLQIGQYPRVVKWVKAHYPKHRNAQLLPPMIEAARYLSPREQQKIMDTMEGWLHDAPQDASLLLHLGQMAYAKQLWGKAQGYLEASLQAQATPQARLVLAKVFDEMDKPEQAEQQRQLVLTEITPEDDENAAE; this is encoded by the coding sequence ATGAAAGGCCTGATTTGGATTATCGTGCTGTTTGCCGCCGCAGTCGGCCTCACCATTGCCGCGCAGCATTACAGTGGCAACGTGTATATCGTTATCGATCAAACCCAAACCCAGATTGCGGTAAACCTGCATTTATTTGTGGGCGCCATGCTCGTGTTCGTGGTGCTGCTCTACCTGCTGCTGCGCCTGATTAACGGCATCATCAACATTCCCGGCCGCGTGCGCCGCTTCGGCCGCAGCCGCCAGGCGCATCATGCCGAAACTGCGCTCAACAAAGCCGGCCTCGCCTACTTTGAAGGCAAATTCCAACACGCCGAGCAAGAAGCCGCCAAAGTGCTGGAAAACAAAGAAGCCGGTCACAACCGCACCCTCGCCCTGATGCTCGCCGTGCATAGCGCCGACCAAATGGGCGACGATGCTAAGCGTGAAGGCTACCTGAAAGAAATCGCCCAGCTGCCGCATAAAGCCCAGCTCTCGCGCCACCTGCTCGAAGCCGAATCCGCGCTCAACCGGCAGGATTATCCCGCCGCCGAGGCCGCCCTGGCCGCTGCTGCCGCCATCAACCCCAAGCTCACCCGCCTGGTACGCCTGCAGCTGCGCTATATGTTCGAGCAAAACAACCCCTTGGAAGTGCTCGACCGCGTGGCCAAGCTGGAAAAAGCTTCCGCCCTCAACGCCGCCGAAGCCGCCCAATACCGCGAATGGGCTTGGCGCGAACTCCTCGCCCTCGCCGCCGACTATCCCGCCCTTAAAGCCTGCCTCGGCCGCATTCCCAAAGAAATACAGGAAGGCGAACTCTGCGCCCCGATCGCCGAAAAAATGCTGCAAATCGGCCAGTATCCCCGTGTGGTGAAATGGGTAAAAGCCCACTATCCCAAGCATCGTAATGCCCAGCTCCTGCCGCCCATGATTGAAGCCGCCCGCTACCTGAGCCCGCGCGAACAGCAGAAAATCATGGACACCATGGAAGGCTGGCTGCACGACGCACCGCAAGACGCCTCCTTGCTGCTGCACCTCGGCCAAATGGCCTACGCCAAACAACTATGGGGCAAAGCCCAAGGCTACCTCGAAGCCAGTCTGCAAGCCCAAGCCACTCCCCAAGCACGCTTGGTGCTGGCCAAAGTGTTCGACGAAATGGACAAACCCGAGCAGGCTGAGCAGCAACGCCAACTGGTGCTGACCGAAATCACCCCAGAAGACGACGAAAACGCCGCCGAATAA
- a CDS encoding uroporphyrinogen-III C-methyltransferase, with the protein MSQPENESVPAVQPPAPAPASPVAPVVVKSGGKGLGAFALVLAVLGLGASGFLFVQGQNLLKRQEIQFDQKINQAALGESQNAALLADAGRKLQDNEAIIKQLQSDMQTQQAEVAANNRALQELLKTRSDWVVDEAEAALNLAGQQLVIADNVPAAVAVLEGLDARLARFEQPQLLPLKQAVSADLAKLRQRPFTDTANAALRLSRLEAAVGALPLLADSSLRPPQAAAPAATSPNDPWWRQAWNRTLGGLKGMVEIRRLNSTDALLMSPEQAFYVRENLRLHLLSARVALMQRQNDIYQNDLAASENAVRQYFDAATPAAQSWLREIAQLKAIQPGSGNVGDSLSASLKAIADYRQQRQGEILGQPEAASEAAASQPAAPVSVPAPASQPTPAASAPALPAPAQASAAHKGIES; encoded by the coding sequence ATGAGCCAACCGGAAAACGAATCCGTACCCGCCGTACAGCCTCCCGCTCCCGCCCCGGCCAGCCCTGTCGCGCCGGTGGTTGTTAAATCCGGCGGCAAAGGCTTAGGCGCGTTTGCCCTCGTGCTGGCCGTGCTCGGCCTCGGTGCCAGCGGCTTTTTGTTTGTGCAGGGGCAAAACCTGCTCAAACGCCAGGAAATCCAGTTCGATCAAAAAATCAATCAGGCTGCCTTGGGCGAATCGCAAAATGCCGCCCTCTTGGCCGATGCCGGCCGCAAGCTGCAAGACAATGAAGCTATAATCAAGCAGCTGCAAAGCGATATGCAAACCCAGCAGGCTGAAGTTGCCGCCAACAACCGCGCCCTGCAAGAGCTGCTGAAAACCCGTAGCGACTGGGTGGTGGACGAAGCCGAGGCCGCGCTCAATCTGGCCGGTCAGCAGCTGGTGATTGCCGACAATGTGCCTGCCGCCGTGGCTGTGCTCGAAGGACTGGATGCCCGTTTGGCGCGTTTCGAGCAGCCGCAGCTGCTGCCTTTGAAGCAGGCCGTTAGTGCCGACTTGGCCAAACTGCGCCAGCGCCCCTTCACCGACACCGCCAATGCCGCGCTGCGCTTGAGCCGCCTGGAAGCCGCCGTAGGCGCACTGCCGCTCTTGGCCGATTCCAGCCTGCGCCCGCCGCAAGCCGCCGCACCTGCTGCCACCTCGCCAAATGATCCGTGGTGGCGCCAAGCCTGGAACCGCACTCTCGGCGGTCTCAAAGGCATGGTGGAAATCCGCCGCCTCAATAGCACCGATGCGCTCCTGATGTCGCCCGAACAGGCATTTTATGTGCGCGAAAACCTGCGCCTACACCTGCTCTCTGCCCGCGTGGCTCTGATGCAGCGTCAAAACGATATTTACCAAAACGACCTGGCCGCCTCGGAAAACGCCGTGCGCCAATACTTTGACGCTGCTACCCCCGCGGCCCAATCCTGGCTGCGCGAAATCGCCCAGCTCAAAGCCATCCAGCCGGGTAGCGGCAACGTGGGCGACAGCCTTTCTGCCAGCCTGAAAGCCATCGCCGACTACCGCCAGCAGCGCCAAGGCGAAATCCTCGGCCAGCCTGAAGCCGCTTCTGAAGCTGCCGCTTCGCAGCCTGCCGCGCCCGTTTCCGTGCCCGCGCCGGCCAGCCAACCCACACCGGCAGCCTCCGCCCCCGCGCTTCCAGCGCCGGCTCAGGCTTCCGCCGCTCACAAGGGGATTGAATCATGA
- the pgsA gene encoding CDP-diacylglycerol--glycerol-3-phosphate 3-phosphatidyltransferase, with amino-acid sequence MPWNIPILLTWSRILMIPLFTALFYLPASWRVGIQTVNTCAAALFVLAAVTDWFDGYLARKWKQTSDFGAFLDPVADKLMVAVALILLVRLDRTWAICAIIIIGREITISALREWMAQLGKRNSVAVATVGKFKTAAQMAAITLLLLQSWPALGLDFIWLGNTLMFVACVLTLWSMFYYLKMASREFKQPRPPKTI; translated from the coding sequence ATGCCCTGGAACATCCCCATCCTGCTTACCTGGTCGCGCATCCTCATGATTCCGCTATTTACCGCCCTTTTCTACCTGCCCGCCTCCTGGCGCGTGGGTATCCAAACCGTCAACACCTGCGCCGCCGCATTATTCGTGCTCGCTGCCGTGACCGACTGGTTCGATGGCTACCTCGCCCGCAAATGGAAGCAAACCTCCGACTTCGGCGCCTTCCTCGACCCCGTGGCCGACAAACTCATGGTGGCTGTCGCCCTCATCCTCCTCGTCCGCCTCGACCGCACCTGGGCCATCTGCGCTATCATTATCATCGGCCGCGAAATCACCATCTCCGCCCTACGCGAATGGATGGCGCAGCTGGGCAAACGCAACAGCGTGGCCGTGGCCACCGTTGGCAAATTCAAAACCGCCGCCCAAATGGCCGCCATCACCCTGCTGCTGCTGCAAAGCTGGCCCGCCCTCGGCCTCGACTTCATCTGGCTGGGCAACACCCTCATGTTCGTCGCCTGCGTGCTCACCCTGTGGTCGATGTTCTACTACCTCAAAATGGCTTCCAGAGAATTCAAACAGCCCCGCCCGCCCAAAACTATCTGA
- the uvrC gene encoding excinuclease ABC subunit UvrC, which yields MSDFDPHAIISNLPNLPGVYRFSNKDGQVLYVGKAVNLKRRVGSYFQKNDLSPRIALMVRQITHIEITVTRSETEALILENNFIKALSPKYNILFRDDKSYPYLMLTGHDYPQMAYYRGSLKKTNQYFGPYPNSYAVRDSIQILQKVFLLRTCEDSVFEHRDRPCLLYQIKRCSAPCVGHISQEDYRTSVEEAATFLNGKADRLLQNLTAKMQQAAETLDFEHAARYRDQIQALGKIQSQQFIDSNNPNAAYNIDILALATEQDGICIHWVSIRNGRRVGEKSFFPDSRHFAPEEAAAYGEAFVAQHYLGRDKPDIIISNFRLPENLQTALIEEHGKQIRFIAKTSGERRVWLQMAEQNALLALRQKQQQNQNQGQRVQALAELLQLPTAELNRIECFDISHTQGEATVASCVVYENQSMRPDQYRRYNIKTAKAGDDYAAMHEVLTRRYGKLAEGNEEDGKWPDLVLIDGGKGQVAMAQQVWQDLGIRLPMVGIAKGPERKAGLEELIIPHLGTITQLPPHHPALHLLQTVRDESHRFAITGHRRKRGKARVTSSLAEIPGVGDKRRRNLLTRFGGLRGIQAASIDDLAQTEGISRTLAEKIYEALH from the coding sequence ATGTCTGATTTCGACCCGCATGCCATTATCAGCAACCTGCCCAACCTGCCCGGCGTTTACCGCTTTTCGAATAAGGATGGGCAGGTTTTGTACGTTGGCAAAGCCGTCAACCTCAAACGTCGCGTGGGCAGCTATTTTCAAAAAAATGACTTATCCCCGCGCATTGCCCTGATGGTACGGCAGATTACTCATATCGAAATCACGGTAACCCGCTCCGAAACCGAAGCGCTGATTCTCGAAAACAACTTCATCAAGGCTTTGTCGCCCAAATACAATATCCTGTTTCGCGACGACAAGTCCTACCCCTACCTCATGCTCACTGGGCATGACTACCCACAGATGGCCTACTACCGCGGCAGCCTGAAGAAAACCAACCAATACTTCGGCCCCTACCCCAATAGCTATGCCGTGCGCGACAGCATTCAGATTTTGCAGAAAGTTTTCCTGCTGCGCACCTGCGAAGACAGCGTATTCGAACACCGCGACCGCCCCTGCCTGCTCTACCAAATCAAACGCTGTTCCGCTCCCTGTGTCGGCCACATTTCACAGGAAGACTACCGCACCAGCGTGGAAGAAGCCGCCACCTTCCTCAACGGCAAAGCCGACCGCCTGCTGCAAAACCTCACCGCCAAAATGCAGCAGGCCGCCGAAACGCTCGACTTCGAACACGCTGCCCGCTACCGCGACCAAATCCAAGCCCTGGGCAAAATCCAGAGCCAGCAATTTATCGACAGCAACAACCCTAACGCCGCCTACAACATCGATATCCTCGCCCTCGCCACCGAACAAGACGGCATCTGTATCCACTGGGTCAGCATCCGCAATGGTCGGCGCGTAGGCGAAAAAAGCTTTTTCCCCGACAGCCGCCACTTTGCCCCCGAAGAAGCCGCCGCCTATGGTGAAGCTTTCGTTGCCCAGCATTATCTCGGCCGCGACAAGCCCGACATCATCATCAGCAACTTCAGGCTACCTGAAAACCTGCAAACCGCCCTAATCGAAGAGCACGGCAAACAAATCCGCTTTATTGCCAAAACCAGCGGCGAGCGGCGCGTGTGGCTGCAAATGGCCGAACAAAACGCCCTGCTCGCCCTGCGCCAGAAACAGCAGCAAAACCAAAACCAAGGACAACGCGTCCAAGCCCTGGCCGAACTGCTGCAGCTGCCCACCGCCGAGCTCAACCGCATCGAATGCTTCGACATCAGCCACACCCAAGGCGAAGCCACCGTCGCTTCCTGCGTGGTATATGAAAACCAAAGTATGCGCCCCGACCAATACCGCCGCTACAACATCAAAACCGCCAAAGCCGGCGACGACTATGCCGCCATGCACGAAGTGCTCACCCGCCGCTACGGCAAACTGGCCGAAGGCAACGAAGAAGACGGCAAATGGCCCGACCTGGTGCTGATCGACGGCGGCAAAGGCCAGGTGGCCATGGCGCAGCAAGTATGGCAGGATTTAGGCATCCGCCTGCCCATGGTCGGCATTGCCAAAGGCCCCGAGCGCAAAGCCGGCCTCGAAGAGCTGATTATTCCGCACTTGGGCACCATCACCCAGCTCCCGCCGCACCACCCCGCCCTGCACCTTTTGCAAACTGTGCGCGACGAGTCCCACCGCTTTGCCATCACCGGCCACCGCCGCAAACGTGGCAAAGCCCGCGTTACCTCCTCGCTGGCCGAAATCCCCGGCGTGGGCGACAAGCGCCGCCGCAACCTGCTCACCCGCTTCGGCGGCCTGCGCGGTATCCAAGCCGCCAGTATCGACGACTTGGCCCAAACCGAAGGCATCAGCCGCACCTTGGCTGAAAAAATCTACGAAGCCCTACACTGA
- the guaB gene encoding IMP dehydrogenase, which translates to MRIVEKAYTFDDVLLVPAHSQVLPKHVSLQTRLTRNISLNMPLISAAMDTVTEARLAISMAQEGGIGIIHKNMSIKRQAEAVAKVKRHESGVVKDPITIVPEMLVGQLLEMRAQRKRQMSGLPVVQDGKLVGLVTNRDLRFETRLDQPVSAIMTPRAELVTVPEGTSIEDARELMHQHKVERVLVVNAQDELKGLITVRDILKTTEFPYANKDQDGRLRVGAAVGVGPETDERVAALVAAGVDVIVVDTAHGHSQGVLDRVRWVKAYFPQVQVIGGNIATAQAARDLVAAGADAVKVGIGPGSICTTRIVAGVGVPQLTAIHNVAEALKGTGVPLIADGGIRFSGDVAKALAAGASTVMLGGMFAGTDEAPGEIELYQGRSYKSYRGMGSLGAMSQGSSDRYFQDKQDSADKYVPEGIEGRVPYKGPIVNIIHQLVGGLRSSMGYLGCANIAEMHEKAEFVEITAAGMSESHVHDVQITKEAPNYHGR; encoded by the coding sequence ATGCGAATCGTTGAAAAAGCCTACACCTTTGATGATGTATTGCTTGTTCCCGCTCATTCCCAAGTGCTGCCCAAGCACGTCTCGCTGCAAACCCGCCTTACCCGCAATATTTCCCTCAACATGCCCTTGATTTCCGCCGCCATGGACACCGTTACCGAGGCGCGATTGGCCATTTCTATGGCACAAGAGGGCGGCATCGGCATTATTCATAAGAATATGAGCATTAAACGCCAAGCCGAAGCAGTGGCCAAGGTGAAACGGCACGAAAGCGGCGTGGTGAAAGATCCGATTACGATTGTGCCGGAAATGTTGGTTGGCCAGCTGTTGGAAATGCGTGCACAACGCAAGCGGCAGATGTCCGGCCTGCCGGTGGTGCAGGACGGCAAACTGGTGGGCTTGGTTACCAACCGTGATTTACGCTTTGAAACCCGCCTCGACCAACCGGTGTCTGCCATTATGACGCCCCGGGCCGAATTGGTTACCGTGCCTGAGGGCACCAGCATTGAAGACGCGCGCGAACTGATGCATCAGCATAAGGTCGAGCGCGTTTTGGTTGTGAACGCCCAAGACGAGCTCAAAGGCCTGATCACGGTGCGCGATATTTTGAAAACCACCGAATTCCCCTATGCCAATAAAGACCAAGACGGCCGCTTGCGCGTAGGTGCTGCGGTGGGCGTGGGCCCGGAAACCGACGAACGCGTAGCCGCCCTGGTGGCTGCCGGGGTGGACGTGATTGTGGTGGACACCGCACACGGCCACAGCCAAGGTGTTTTGGATCGGGTGCGTTGGGTGAAGGCATACTTCCCGCAAGTGCAGGTAATTGGCGGTAATATTGCCACTGCACAGGCGGCACGCGATTTGGTGGCTGCCGGGGCAGATGCAGTGAAAGTGGGCATCGGCCCGGGCTCGATTTGCACCACCCGCATCGTGGCCGGCGTGGGCGTGCCGCAGCTGACGGCGATTCACAACGTGGCCGAGGCGCTCAAAGGCACCGGCGTGCCGCTGATTGCCGACGGCGGCATCCGCTTCTCCGGCGACGTGGCCAAAGCCTTGGCTGCCGGCGCCTCCACCGTGATGCTGGGCGGCATGTTTGCCGGCACAGACGAAGCACCGGGCGAAATCGAGCTCTATCAAGGCCGCTCCTACAAATCCTATCGCGGCATGGGTTCGCTGGGCGCGATGAGCCAAGGCTCGTCCGACCGCTATTTCCAAGACAAACAAGATAGCGCCGACAAATACGTGCCCGAGGGCATCGAAGGCCGCGTGCCGTATAAAGGGCCGATTGTGAACATTATCCACCAGCTGGTGGGCGGCTTGCGCTCCAGCATGGGCTATTTGGGCTGCGCCAATATTGCCGAAATGCACGAAAAGGCCGAGTTTGTGGAAATCACCGCCGCCGGCATGAGCGAATCGCACGTGCACGATGTGCAGATTACCAAAGAAGCTCCGAACTACCACGGGCGCTGA